In Eriocheir sinensis breed Jianghai 21 chromosome 64, ASM2467909v1, whole genome shotgun sequence, one DNA window encodes the following:
- the LOC126987441 gene encoding uncharacterized protein LOC126987441, which produces MVPAGRGAYIPFLNITEQITEHHRTSSHITEHHRTYTHITEHIPTSQDITEHIATSQNITEQIATSQNITEHIPTSQDITEHIPTSQDITEHIATSQNITEHINITEHIATSQSITEQIPTSQDITEHIPTSQDITEHIPTSQNITEHIATSQNITEQIPTSQNITEHIATSQNITEHIATSQNITEHIATSQNITEQIPTSQNITEQIATSQNITEHIATSQNITEHIATSQNITEQIGTSQNITKQIPTSQNITEHIAPSQNIYPHHRTSQNI; this is translated from the exons ATGGTGCCAGCTGGTCGGGGAGCGTATATCCCTTTTCTGAACATCACAGAACAAATCACAGAACATCACAGAACAAGTAGCCACATCACAGAACATCACAGAACATATACCCACATCACAGAACATATACCCACATCACAGGACATCACAGAACATATAGCCACATCACAGAACATCACAGAACAAATAGCCACATCACAGAACATCACAGAACATATACCCACATCACAGGACATCACAGAACATATACCCACATCACAGGACATCACAGAACACATAGCCACATCACAGAACATCACAGAACATATA AACATCACAGAACATATAGCCACATCACAGAGCATTACAGAACAAATACCCACATCACAGGACATCACAGAACATATACCCACATCACAGGACATCACAGAACATATACCCACATCACAGAACATCACAGAACATATAGCCACATCACAGAACATCACAGAACAAATACCCACATCACAGAACATCACAGAACATATAGCCACATCACAGAACATCACAGAACATATAGCCACATCACAGAACATCACAGAACATATAGCCACATCACAGAACATCACAGAACAAATACCCACATCACAGAACATCACAGAACAAATAGCCACATCACAGAACATTACAGAACATATAGCCACATCACAGAACATTACAGAACATATAGCCACATCACAGAACATCACAGAACAAATAGGCACATCACAGAACATCACAAAACAAATACCCACATCACAGAACATCACAGAACATATAGCCCCATCACAGAACATATACCCACATCACAGAACATCACAGAACATATAG
- the LOC126987254 gene encoding translation initiation factor IF-2-like, which translates to MRRAAHSPMEGSLPPLLGPALLPAARDAPSWSSLRAKILSFTRGRSKSPAAAPDTGGSRSPSMPRLPSLRSPTPRSPTARSPRSPTSRSPLGPSPCRSPTNKSPPSKSPTSRFAPPGVLSRGALPRPAPREVSSPASEQPEGLAGRRALMRRCLKKAFSLNLEGGLTSGGGGEVGGGGGGGGGGAGGRKVQLKVRGSPGEQVVELTQLDEDDDETAAAMAAAVGARRARKYSYQGNDSTPGSPVEATTPKRHSFSSGGGEGEGRAGIIVTSSELAGLLGPRRHLSPPGTAPPKDKSPTPPSSAVPRRGRSQSIAACWDQQGQGGAGAGGGGPQAPITIRRTDCDYEAAAPRSAPLEAPREEEGEEEAWDGAAGLALDPGLLGSAIEHFLKAAHGEDPEALAPTAAAAVAAPAGLQVK; encoded by the coding sequence aTGCGCCGCGCCGCACACTCGCCGATGGAGGGGTCGCTGCCCCCCCTGCTGGGCCCCGCCTTGCTCCCCGCCGCGCGTGACGCCCCCAGCTGGTCGTCGCTGCGCGCCAAGATCCTGTCCTTCACGCGGGGCCGCAGCAAGAGTCCCGCCGCGGCGCCGGACACGGGGGGCAGCCGCTCCCCCTCGATGCCGCGCCTGCCCTCGCTGCGCTCCCCCACGCCCCGCAGCCCCACGGCGCGCAGCCCCCGTAGCCCCACCAGCCGCTCCCCCCTGGGCCCCTCCCCCTGCCGCTCACCCACCAACAAGTCGCCCCCCTCAAAGTCCCCCACCTCCAGGTTCGCCCCCCCCGGCGTTCTGTCCCGCggcgccctgccccgccccgcccccaggGAGGTCTCGTCCCCCGCCTCCGAGCAGCCCGAGGGCCTGGCGGGGCGCCGCGCCCTCATGCGGCGCTGCCTCAagaaggccttcagcctcaacctTGAGGGCGGCCTgaccagcggcggcggcggcgaggtgggcgggggcgggggcggcggcgggggcggcgcggGGGGCCGCAAGGTGCAGCTGAAGGTGCGCGGATCGCCGGGGGAGCAGGTGGTGGAGCTGACGCAGctggacgaggacgacgacgagaccgcggcggccatggcggcggcggtgggggcgcGGCGCGCCCGGAAGTATTCGTACCAGGGCAACGACTCCACGCCGGGCAGCCCCGTGGAGGCCACCACGCCCAAGCGGCACTCCttcagcagcggcggcggcgagggcgagGGCCGCGCCGGCATCATTGTCACCAGCAGCGAGCTTGCGGGGCTACTGGGCCCCCGCAGACACCTCTCGCCCCCCGGGACGGCGCCCCCCAAGGACAAGTCGCCCACGCCGCCGTCCTCCGCCGTGCCGCGACGGGGCCGGTCCCAGAGCATCGCGGCGTGCTGGGACCAGCAGGGGCAGGGCGGCgcgggggcggggggcggcggccCCCAGGCGCCCATCACCATCCGCCGCACGGACTGTGACTACGAGGCCGCCGCGCCGCGCTCCGCCCCGCTGGAGGCGCCGcgcgaggaggagggcgaggaggaggcgtgggacGGCGCGGCGGGCCTGGCGCTGGACCCCGGCCTGCTGGGCTCCGCCATCGAGCACTTCCTGAAGGCGGCGCACGGCGAGGACCCCGAGGCGCTGGCccccacggcggcggcggcggtggcagcgCCGGCGGGCCTGCAGGTCAAGTGA